The window CCCACCGTCTCTGCACCTGGACTCCAGGTATCGGTGGACAACAACCGGAACTCGAAGATCATCGTGGCCGCAGGCTCCGTCACGATGACGAGCAAGCCTCCGTTGCCGGTAAAGGACATCCCGCAGATCGAGCTCGACGCCGTACGACGGGCATGGGTGGACCTGAGTGTGCGGGACGAGCGAGTCGGAACAGCGGCCAAGGCCATCGAGCGTCTCACCGGAGCCGGGCCCCGACTGGCAGTCGTCGCCGGCCCTCCCGGTTTCGGTAAGCGCACGGCAGGCATCAAGGCGCTGTGGGAGACCTCCCGGGCGGAAGAGAACTCCCGGGGCCAAGGGCTCAAGCTCCAGGAGATCGTACCGGACTGGGAGAGGCCGGGTTTCCCGGACGTCTCGGTGCTGCCTGATGAGCCGGGCACGGGCTATTTGCTGGATGTGGCGGCGGAGATCAGCTCCTGGCAGAAGCCCGGCCACATCGCGGAGCAGTTGGTGGGCTATGCCGAGGAGCTGAGGTTCTCGGGCTCCTTCCTTGTCGTGATCGCCGACGAGCACGGGTGGCCCGAGACCGTGTCGGGGGCCCTCGCCAAGGTCGTCGCCCGTGCCACGGGCCGGCCGTCCGCGCATCGCGTGGCCCGGATGCATCTGGAGTACGTGCACCACCGGCCGGACCTGATCCGCTGGCTCAGCCGGACGCCCACGGAGGAGGACCTGGCCGGTCAGGCGGCTCATCTGCTGACCGACAGCAGTCGTCCCGAGGACGCAGCCCGGCTGGCCATCACCCTCGCCTCCGCCGAGGACTCACCTGAGGGGCTGAAGCGCGCCGTCAGCGTATTCCAGGAGTGGCGCTCCGATGTGAACACGGTCTTCGAGACGACGGCGGACAAGCCGGAGGACCGCGCCCTGCTCATCTCGTCCTTGTTCCTCAACAACACGGACGCGCTAACAGTTCAGGACGGCGCCCGGGCGCTCCTCGGTGAAGACCCGGAGACGAGTGTCCGTACGATCCTGACCGGGCCCGATCTGACCACCCGTCTGACGACGATGGGCGCCGAGGTCAACGGGCGGACCGTCACCCTCGACCACAAGCCCGGATATGACCGCGCCGTTCTGCTCCACCTATGGCAGCAGCGCGCCGACATCCACCCGCACCTGCTGACCTGGCTGGACGCCATCACCGCGCCCAAGGAGCCGGGTGCCGGCCGACTGGCTGCGATCAGTGATCTCCTGGTCGAACTGGCCGTAGCGGAGAACGACATCCGTGTCGTGAAACAGGTCCACGCGTGGATCGACAATGGCGACAATAGTGCCGAGCACCGCGAGCTGATCGCCCGCTTCCTGACCGTCGCCGCGGAGGCGGGCGCTCTGGGAGCCCAGGTCCGCGCCCTGCTGCTGGACTCGGCGCGGGACGAGTCGGAGGCCGTCGCGACCGTCGTCGCCCTGGTCTGCCAGGGCGAGTTCGCCCAGCACTACCCGCGCCAAGCCCTGGTTCGGCTGCGGCACATCCTCGACCGGCAGGAGCCGGATGAGGCCGTGCGGACGGCGCAGGAGGCGCTGCGGGACATCGCTGCCCGCGAGGGTCAGCTGCCCCGGGTGTGGAGCACGGTCATCAACTGGGCTACGCAGAAGAAGCACCTGGCAGGGCACCGGGCGTTCCTGTCGCTGCTGGATCCGCGCATCGACCCTTATGTTCTCCAGGTCATGCTGGCGGCGGCCGAGCAGAAGCAGGACGTGCGGGAAGCGCTCGTGGAGGGCTGGAGCGCGGCCCTGGCCGACACGCGGGTCGACGACGACTGCCGACAACTCCTCGCGGCCTGGGCGGAGGTCCGCCAGACGGAGGACGTTCCGACCGAGCTCATGACGGACATCCTCAACCAGGTCGTGGTGGAGCACCTCTATTCCACTCCGATCTCAGCGCTCATCTTCGGTGAACCTGGGGTCGCCAACGGCCAGGCTGTCATCGAGCTGCGCAAGGATCTCCGGCTGCCTGCCGCGTTGTCGGCCGTGCAGGCCGCCCATGAGCAGGCGTCGGCGGAGTCCTGATCCATGGCCTCCACACGATGGTCGCGCCGCCGTGCGCGCAGAGCGGTCCGGCGCGGCCTGACCCGTTTCGAGGTCAGGCTGCGCAGTTCCTGCCCCGGCATCGGCTTCACCGCCCGGATCACCGGCACGGTCCTTACAGAGCCGCCCTATCCGGGCGCTGCCGAGGAGATTGCAGGGGCTGTACGCGCCGCGCTCAGACGCGCGGCGGGTGAGGTCTCCACGGACTGCGACCCGGCCGATCTCGCCTCGGCCCGGGACGTCTTGGGTCAGCACCTTGCGCGACAGCGTCAGCTGCCGACCGCTCCTCCCGTCGAGTTCACGGCAGAGCTGATCCTGGATCTGCTGCCGGACGACCGCGCGGCCGTGGCCACGCTGCTGGCAGCGCAACGCCAGCAAGCCGTCACCGACACCCTGCGCCGGCAGAAGACTGATGCGCTCGCGGTCGAACTGGCCGACCCCGCAGCCCTGTTGGTGCGCTGGGTCGAGCGGGAAGGCGTGGACTGGTCCAAGCTCTCCGGCCTCGCCAGTGAGGTGACCAGTGTCGCGGAGGTGTTCGCCCAGCACCGCCCCGAGGACGAGCGCACTGTCGAGCACGCCGCCGTTGAAGTGCTGCGCGAGTTCCTCGCCAGCTTCCCCGACCCGGCCCAGAAACAGATGCTGTACACCCTCCTGACCGCCGGCATGACCAGCGCCCAGCGACCGCAGCACGCCGCGAAGGCACAAGCCCTGCTCAACGGGCACGGTGCCGCCGAGTCGGCGGGTGAGTCATGAGGAGAGCTGCAGGCGTCCGTCCTCCACGCGAGGGCGAGGCGGTCCGGTGAGCACCTCCACACTGCGGTGGCTGCTCTCGCCGCTGACGAGCTGGCGTGCCTGGCGGATGACCCGGGCCAGCAACCGCAGCCTGTCCTTCGACGTGGCCTGGCGGCGCGCCCGGCTCGAACGGCATCCCGACGACATGCCGTATCAGCAGCACGGCCACCTCCCGGCGGAGAGTGAGATCGACGACCCCACCGCGCGGCAATGGTGAGCGCCGGGACCGGCGATCTGGGCTTGCAGTTGGTGGGCTGTGGTGGGGGTATGGCGCATCAGGCAGGTGTCGCTGTAGCGGGCGACCGGCGGTGTCCGTTCCGTGAACACTGTCGACCAGCCTCAACGGTCATGCTCTTACGGGTTTCGCCCGCCGAAGCACCGGCCTCGCCCCGCCGTTGCTTCATCCGTGCTCCCGGCGGGACTGGTCCTGAGGTGGGCGCGGCAGTGCGTCTGCGAGCGGCTTCAGCGCTGCCTCGAACAGGCCTGACTGCCGGGCGGGCCGACCGGGCCGCAGCCGCATGCCGTGGAGGATGTGGTCACGCACGGCGGCGTTGCGCAGGCTGCCGGACTGCTTGTCGCGCAGGATGTCCAGCATGCTGGGGCCGGACTCCTCCTGGATACCTTCGATCATTTCCAGCTCTTCGATGTCCACGATCTCCACCTGATCGATGTCCGGCAGCTGCAAAAGCCCCCGCAGGCGGGCGCGTTCACGGATGACGGTGAGGGTGACCGGGTTGACGGGGAAACCCTCGGGCAGCACGAGCAGCGGCAGGTAGCGGCGGTCGCCAGCCGCCGACGTGCCGGTGAGCGCGGCCTCGTCGCGGCGCAGCGCGGTGATGGTCGCGTCGATCTGGTCGAGTTCCTCGATGAGCTTGTCGATGTCCTCGATCTGTGATTCGCCGGGCACGGCGGTGGCAGCTTCACGGCGCAGTTGGGATGTCGTGACCTCGATGACGATCCAGGTGCCGGGGTAGTCGATGGCCGCGTCGGCGATGCGCTGCCCCTGCGTGGTGTAGGCCGCCTTGAGCTCGGCGTCGTCGTAGACCCGGCGGGTGGTGCCTTCATCGCCCGTGATCCGGTGCAGCACTTCGCTGACGTAGACCTCGCTGAGGTGACGCAGGGTCGATTCGGCCTTGGCGGCCAGCTTGCGGTGGCCGACGGGCTTGGTGTGCTGCGGCGGCGGGAACTTGATGTCCAGCATCGGGAGCCAGCCGAAGGCGCGGTTGAGCAGGTGGCGGGGGTCGAGAATGAGCAGCCGACCCTCGAGCAGACGGAGGACCGGCCACCGCTGGAACGGGTCGAAAGACCATTCGGTGCGCTGTTCGGGCCGTTCGCTGCGCACCGCCTGCCGTATTCCTGTCAGGTCGGTGCTGATCATTGCCAGTACCGCGTCGACCTCCTCAGCGGGCATGTCCAGACTGGCCAGTTCGCCCGGTTCGATGACGAAGCGACCGGAGGTGGTGACCATCCACAGGAAGCCTGCGACAGCCGCCAGAGACTCGAGTCGAATGCCGGTGCAGTCCTGGTAGGCCTGGCCGAGATCGACGATGCCCGGCTCGCCCTGGTGCTCGGCGGGCAGTTGCAGCCAGCGGCGCGCATAGCGGGCCAGAAAGCCGGCGACGGACCAGTTGTGGTTGAAGTGCTGGTTGGCGATGATCTCCCGGCCCAGCGTGCCCGGCCGGTCTCCGATGACGGTCGGACCGGACTCGGGAAACACCCCCATGCTCTGGGTGAGGCCGAACAGGGCTCCCAGGACGTCGCCTTGGGATGTGCCTTCCGAGAGCGTGTCCGGCGAGGCTTGCACCGCCATACGGGCCAAGAGCATGAAGGCCTGAGGCACGAGGAGTCGACGGGTCTCATCTCTGAGCAGGTTCAGCACCCGCCCGCGGATCGGCTCCTTGAACAACAGTTCGACAAACTGCCGATCAACCGCGCTGGCGGACGCCCCAGGAACGGCCAGGGCATTGAGGGCCAGGGCGCAGAAGCGCAGAACCCCTTCCAGTGGGAGACTCTGGAGCTGGCGCCGGCTGTAGTCGGCGGGCAGCTGGAATCCGAAGATTTCCTCCGGTGTGAGGAAGACGGCAGTCAGATCGATCGGTGCCGGCTCCTGGGAGGAGGCGGGCACCCACAATCCGCTGGAGCGTGCGTTCCAGCGCGCGACGAGAGCCGTCGCCGTTGACCCCTGCAGCACCGGGTTGCCGGCCGAGGGGTCGGCCAGATAGCTGGTCCGCAGCGCGGCAGGCTCGGTGTCGGCGAGCATCTGCCGCATGGCCTCGATCTGCTGGGCGAGGTGGTCTCCGGCGTCCATCGGCGCTCCTGTCGTGCGTGTACGCCGGTCGTGGACACGGCTGTCGGCATCCCGATCCAGCGGTCACCAGGATCGACGTGAAGACGGGCAGAGCCAAGCGAATAACCCAGCCTGGCGCCCCCGGCGAAGCCAGGCACGTCTCAGTCCGCCTGAATCAAGATCACCGGACGCCCGTGGCTCATTCAGGCCGGGATGTGCCTGGTCGCCCAGTGCGCGACGCACGCTCCGGCCGCACTCCCGAGATGGACAAGATCGCGCTCGACAGACGCAGCCACTGGCACGACCTGACGCTCGACGCAGCTGTTGCCCTGGTCAGCCGCCATCACGGAAGGCCCCCAGCCCCCTGAGGATGAGATCCAACCCAAAGGAGAAGACCTCTTCGACAGGCACCGGCAACGCCTCCGCGATCGAGTGGACAGCGGGGAACCGTGCCGGATCCACGCCCCGCAGGACAGCGACCGACTCCTCGTTGCGCGGCCCACCGGCGCCGTTCTCATGGTTGAGCTCTATCGCCAGGCCAAATACGTAACGAGCCAGCGTCACATACGCGCGCGTGGCCAGTGAGGCCTCGAGAATCCCGCCTTGAGCAGGACCGCGACACAGCGTTCCCGCAGCGCCATCGCGTTGGGGCCGACGGGAATCTGCTCGGCCAGCAGCCGGGCGGCGTTCCCGTGCCGACCCAAGGCGCGGAACATGGCGTGTGCCATCGCCCTCAGAGACCGCCGCCAGCTCACCGAGGCCAGTTCCCGATCGTCCAGCTCGACGAGGCCGAACATGTGGTCC of the Streptomyces sp. T12 genome contains:
- a CDS encoding TetR/AcrR family transcriptional regulator C-terminal domain-containing protein; amino-acid sequence: MTLARYVFGLAIELNHENGAGGPRNEESVAVLRGVDPARFPAVHSIAEALPVPVEEVFSFGLDLILRGLGAFRDGG
- a CDS encoding TetR/AcrR family transcriptional regulator — its product is MDQLVRRAAGRPPVPPDRIVAMALRIVDEEGAEALSMRGLAERLGSGTATLYRHFGNRAELVAQVVDHMFGLVELDDRELASVSWRRSLRAMAHAMFRALGRHGNAARLLAEQIPVGPNAMALRERCVAVLLKAGFSRPHWPRARM